The proteins below come from a single Deltaproteobacteria bacterium genomic window:
- a CDS encoding SBBP repeat-containing protein, with product MRKPLVAFARATALILATLVLLLWGPAISAAMTQAEPSGRTSVMEAYGKLPLSFEANQGQTDAQVSFLARGRGYALFLTANEAVLALHKPTGVTSGSEGEYNTTDGDVLRMQLVGANPQPQVAGQTELPGKVNYLLGNDPAQWRSNVPSYAKVRYHEVYPGIDLIYYGNQRQVEHDFVVAPGADPGSIILTFVGADQMAVGADGALVLHLSGGEVHMSPPLVYQEIDGAHRGVVGRYVLRDGDQVAFAIGNYDRSQPLVIDPVLLYSTFLGGTAADEGWDIAVDSLGNAYVAGLTSSTNFPTTAGVPQTSNAGGQDAFVTKLNPTGSVLLYSTYLGGSGNDFGTAIRVDASYNAYVTGLTASSNFPTTASAFSSTWSGSNDAFVVKLNPAGSTLLYSTYFGGSGADNPITIAIDGAGGAFINGITTSTDLPFSPGAFQTSHQADVEDTFVAKFDTTLSGAASRVYATYLGGNCLDRPGGLSVDSVGNAYVSGRTDSSNWPVTASAYQSTNSGGGFGCGFGISAYLTELNSIGTVVLYSTYLGGSTGASLGQDIAVSGTVAYIVGYTTATNFPIFNPFQPVHAGGVNDAFVARLDVTLSGAASLTYSSYLGGTGSDVGTGIAVDSAGRVYVTGVTDSTNFPTAAAVQSTNAGGVDTFVAELDLSTGTSGLLFGTYLGGSADDNGRRIALDPGCSANCNIYVTGKTASTNFPSTAGVFQTTYGAGLTDAFVTKYGPATATPTSTPTQTPTATATQTPTATPTSTATATPTSTPTQTPTATATQTPTATPTSTATATPTSTPTQTSTATATQTPTATPTSTATATPTSTPTQTQTPTATATQTPTVTPTSTPTQTPTATPATTATATPTRTATRVPTNTRTPRPTRTPTATPLPHTCGNGVLEVMEQCDDGNLTNGDGCSSTCTYELIPGNAAASTDKVACLLEWAVVNPGNMPRLDPRGRLNSTQSCKNNDATCDHGSDPAACEFRVAVCVNNLDPQLSMCTPQGVRAGVETTFGGIDIVLPFASRDPANYTSLFQALQQFRDPKTGATMPLPIESTETNVCTDAFAIRVPLRTIGTRQFLGRILVRTITRAQDTAPIPFMRDLDGLTLVCKP from the coding sequence GTGCGCAAGCCCCTGGTCGCTTTCGCGAGGGCGACAGCCCTCATCCTGGCCACCCTCGTTCTCCTTTTGTGGGGGCCGGCGATCTCGGCGGCGATGACCCAGGCCGAGCCGAGCGGCCGAACCTCAGTCATGGAAGCCTACGGCAAACTGCCGCTCAGCTTCGAGGCCAACCAGGGCCAGACCGATGCCCAAGTCAGCTTCCTGGCGCGGGGCCGCGGCTACGCACTCTTTCTGACCGCCAACGAGGCGGTGCTGGCCCTGCATAAGCCCACCGGGGTGACGAGCGGCTCAGAAGGGGAATACAACACCACCGATGGGGACGTGCTGCGCATGCAGCTTGTTGGTGCCAACCCCCAGCCGCAGGTGGCGGGCCAGACGGAGCTGCCCGGGAAGGTGAACTACCTGCTGGGCAACGATCCGGCACAGTGGCGCAGCAACGTTCCCTCTTATGCCAAGGTGCGCTACCACGAGGTGTATCCGGGGATCGATCTCATCTACTACGGCAATCAACGCCAGGTCGAGCACGACTTTGTCGTCGCGCCCGGGGCTGATCCCGGATCGATCATTCTCACCTTCGTCGGTGCTGACCAGATGGCGGTCGGCGCCGACGGGGCTCTCGTCCTCCACCTCTCCGGCGGCGAGGTGCATATGTCGCCTCCCCTGGTCTATCAGGAGATCGACGGTGCCCACCGCGGCGTCGTGGGCCGTTACGTGCTGCGCGACGGCGACCAGGTCGCCTTCGCCATCGGCAACTACGACCGCTCGCAACCGCTGGTCATCGACCCGGTGCTCCTCTATTCGACCTTCCTGGGCGGTACCGCCGCGGACGAAGGGTGGGATATCGCAGTCGACTCGCTCGGCAATGCCTATGTGGCGGGGCTAACCAGCTCGACCAACTTTCCGACCACGGCGGGGGTACCTCAGACGTCTAACGCTGGCGGTCAGGACGCCTTCGTGACGAAATTGAACCCGACCGGGTCGGTGCTCCTGTACTCTACGTATCTTGGCGGGAGCGGAAATGACTTCGGAACGGCCATCCGTGTCGACGCTTCATACAACGCCTATGTGACCGGCCTCACCGCCTCGTCGAACTTCCCGACAACTGCCAGTGCCTTCAGCTCGACCTGGTCCGGGAGCAATGACGCGTTCGTTGTAAAGCTCAACCCCGCCGGCAGCACCCTCCTCTACTCCACGTACTTCGGCGGCAGTGGCGCCGACAACCCGATAACGATCGCCATCGATGGCGCGGGGGGCGCGTTCATCAATGGTATAACGACGTCCACCGATCTGCCTTTCAGCCCCGGCGCGTTTCAGACCAGCCACCAGGCCGATGTTGAGGATACTTTCGTGGCGAAGTTCGACACGACCCTGTCGGGCGCGGCCTCCCGCGTCTACGCCACCTACCTCGGCGGAAACTGCCTCGATCGGCCGGGTGGCCTCAGCGTGGACAGCGTTGGCAACGCGTACGTCAGCGGCAGGACGGATTCGAGCAACTGGCCGGTGACGGCAAGCGCGTACCAGAGCACGAACAGCGGCGGCGGTTTCGGCTGTGGCTTCGGAATCTCCGCCTACCTGACGGAGCTCAACTCCATCGGCACCGTCGTCCTGTACTCGACCTACCTCGGCGGCTCGACCGGAGCGAGCCTCGGCCAGGATATCGCCGTCAGCGGGACGGTGGCCTACATCGTCGGGTATACCACGGCCACCAACTTCCCTATCTTTAACCCCTTCCAACCCGTCCACGCCGGGGGCGTCAACGACGCTTTCGTCGCACGGCTAGACGTGACCCTCTCGGGCGCCGCTTCGCTCACCTACTCCTCCTATCTTGGCGGCACCGGCTCGGATGTCGGCACGGGCATCGCCGTCGACTCGGCTGGCCGCGTCTACGTCACCGGCGTGACCGACTCGACCAACTTTCCCACTGCCGCCGCCGTCCAGTCGACGAACGCGGGCGGCGTCGACACCTTCGTCGCTGAGCTGGACCTCTCGACCGGGACGAGCGGCCTCCTGTTTGGGACCTACCTGGGCGGTTCGGCAGATGACAACGGGCGCCGCATCGCGCTGGACCCCGGGTGCTCCGCCAACTGTAACATCTACGTCACGGGGAAGACCGCGTCGACGAACTTTCCGAGTACGGCAGGAGTCTTCCAGACAACGTATGGCGCCGGTCTTACCGATGCCTTCGTGACTAAGTATGGCCCGGCGACGGCAACGCCAACCAGCACGCCGACGCAGACCCCGACCGCGACCGCAACGCAGACACCAACGGCGACACCAACCAGCACGGCGACGGCGACGCCAACCAGCACGCCGACGCAGACCCCGACCGCGACCGCAACGCAGACACCAACGGCGACACCAACCAGCACGGCGACGGCGACGCCAACCAGCACGCCGACCCAGACCTCGACCGCGACCGCAACGCAGACACCAACGGCGACACCAACCAGCACGGCGACGGCGACGCCAACCAGCACGCCGACCCAGACCCAGACCCCGACCGCGACCGCAACGCAGACGCCGACGGTGACACCAACCAGCACGCCGACGCAGACCCCAACCGCAACGCCAGCTACGACCGCGACGGCGACCCCGACGCGCACGGCCACACGAGTTCCGACCAACACCCGCACACCACGGCCGACCCGCACGCCGACGGCAACCCCGCTGCCACATACCTGTGGTAACGGCGTGCTCGAAGTGATGGAGCAGTGCGACGACGGGAATCTGACGAATGGCGACGGCTGCAGCAGCACCTGCACGTATGAACTGATCCCCGGCAATGCCGCTGCGAGTACCGACAAGGTGGCCTGTCTGCTGGAGTGGGCGGTCGTCAACCCTGGCAATATGCCGCGCCTGGATCCGCGCGGGCGCCTGAACAGCACCCAGTCTTGCAAGAACAACGATGCGACGTGCGATCATGGCAGCGATCCCGCTGCCTGCGAGTTCCGCGTCGCGGTGTGCGTCAACAACCTCGACCCCCAGCTCTCGATGTGCACACCCCAGGGCGTTCGAGCGGGGGTCGAGACGACCTTCGGTGGCATTGACATCGTGCTGCCGTTCGCGAGCCGCGATCCAGCGAACTACACCAGCCTATTCCAGGCGCTGCAGCAGTTCCGCGACCCGAAAACGGGTGCCACGATGCCGCTGCCGATCGAATCGACCGAAACCAACGTGTGCACGGACGCGTTTGCGATCCGTGTGCCGCTCCGCACGATCGGCACGCGTCAGTTCCTCGGGCGCATACTGGTGCGTACGATCACGCGGGCGCAAGACACGGCTCCGATCCCGTTCATGCGCGACCTCGATGGTCTCACGCTGGTCTGCAAGCCGTAG
- a CDS encoding AAA family ATPase, translating into MIHAFADFELDADLYQLRRGGQPVKLEPKVFNVLAHLITYRDRLVTKQELFERLWPGEFVSDSALTYCIKAARKAIGDDGTEQRVIATVHRRGYRFIAPVIERTSPTCPSNSSSPSERGAAVAATDSPFIGRAQVMATLQRALATAAGGRGQLLMLAGEPGIGKTRTADELAHLARTRGMRVLVGRCYEGEGAPPFWPWAQILRAHLLQLQPATLPTVLGHSAEDLAQLVPELAERLPGLARKSPRDDSAHARFQLFESVNSFLAAASRGQPLALILDDLHWADKPSLLLLQFIARAISDARVLILATYRDTDVRPQHPLAHALGDLVRAPNSQRIQLDGLEVDDVASFLEQALGHKPPVSLITAVHQETEGNPFFVTEVVRLLTRNGQVERLATDTIVLAVPPTVREAITRRLAPLSSECNRLLMAASVIGRQFAVATLSQALQPLRSRMKESAEPRTAVLDLLDEARAARIIDAVGQSAGGYRFVHALIRETLYDTLSTADRVSLHRRVGESLEQTHDRERGGHLTELAHHFAQAAMGGDARKGVTYSIRAAEYAASQLAYEEAATQYERALQLSALGDEVSGQRGELLLALGHHQWRAGDFARARATFYAAAVAARADRAPERFARAALGYGGGFRGFTLGVVDPVLSDLLAEALTLLPDCDSALRAQVTARQAVALYDIPNSLPQRDALSRAAVDMAQRMGDTASHLGALSCRHWAIWGPDNLDDRDAVANAMVTLAEEVGDHEMALQAHRFRLIDALEIGDIDRVHVDLAACEAITTRLRQPYYMWYVLAFRALQAFLAGRFSDSERFSQEALAAGQRAESRNVSQMYGAQTLALRREQGRIAEVEPMLQGLVAQFPTVPSWRCGLAYVLVELGRLDDARIQFEVVAADNFGVIPRDTFWLVAMNGVSDVCVALADRERADILYRLLLPYEGRNAVNVVGTCVSSMARSLGCLAALVGRLDDARRHFEAAIAMETRLGAVPLLAHTRHDYGNVLLRQGAAADRDEARQLLAAAVRDFEQLGMHSFARRAAQLLAHAQRPTASATASRSKVTALRRR; encoded by the coding sequence GTGATCCACGCCTTCGCGGACTTTGAATTGGACGCTGACCTGTATCAGCTCCGGCGCGGCGGCCAGCCGGTCAAGCTGGAACCCAAGGTCTTCAATGTCCTCGCTCACCTGATCACCTACCGCGACCGCCTGGTTACAAAGCAGGAGTTGTTCGAGCGACTGTGGCCCGGCGAATTCGTCAGCGATTCGGCGTTGACCTACTGCATCAAGGCCGCGCGCAAGGCGATTGGCGATGACGGTACCGAGCAGCGCGTGATCGCAACCGTTCACCGCCGCGGCTACCGCTTTATCGCACCCGTAATCGAGCGCACCTCGCCGACCTGCCCGTCAAACTCATCATCACCCAGCGAGCGCGGAGCAGCGGTCGCCGCGACAGACAGCCCGTTCATCGGCCGAGCGCAGGTGATGGCCACGTTGCAGCGCGCCCTCGCAACCGCTGCCGGCGGCCGCGGCCAACTCCTCATGCTGGCCGGCGAGCCGGGGATCGGAAAGACGCGTACGGCGGACGAGCTCGCTCATCTGGCCCGCACGCGCGGCATGCGCGTACTCGTCGGCCGCTGTTACGAGGGCGAGGGCGCACCGCCCTTCTGGCCATGGGCCCAGATTCTGCGCGCGCACCTCCTTCAGCTCCAGCCAGCAACGCTGCCGACGGTCCTCGGTCACAGCGCCGAAGACCTCGCGCAACTCGTGCCGGAACTTGCCGAGCGCTTGCCTGGCCTTGCCCGCAAGTCGCCACGCGACGACTCAGCGCACGCCCGCTTTCAGTTATTCGAAAGTGTGAACAGCTTTCTTGCCGCCGCCAGTCGCGGCCAACCGCTGGCGCTCATCCTCGATGACCTCCATTGGGCCGACAAGCCGTCACTACTACTGCTGCAGTTCATCGCGCGAGCGATCTCTGACGCCCGCGTGCTGATTCTGGCCACCTATCGCGATACGGACGTGCGGCCGCAGCATCCGCTCGCCCATGCCTTGGGGGATCTGGTACGCGCGCCGAACAGTCAACGCATCCAACTCGACGGCTTGGAAGTCGACGACGTCGCGTCCTTCCTCGAGCAGGCGCTCGGTCACAAACCGCCGGTGTCGCTGATCACCGCTGTCCATCAAGAGACCGAAGGCAACCCGTTTTTCGTCACCGAGGTGGTCCGACTCCTGACCCGCAACGGACAGGTCGAGCGACTGGCGACCGACACGATCGTCCTCGCGGTGCCACCAACCGTCCGGGAAGCGATCACTCGCCGCCTGGCGCCACTTTCGTCCGAGTGCAATCGCCTATTGATGGCGGCCTCGGTCATTGGCCGTCAGTTCGCAGTCGCCACATTGAGCCAAGCATTGCAGCCGCTGCGGTCGCGCATGAAGGAGTCAGCAGAACCGCGGACCGCGGTGCTGGATCTCCTCGATGAAGCGCGGGCGGCGCGCATCATCGATGCGGTCGGACAGTCGGCTGGCGGCTATCGCTTCGTGCACGCCCTCATTCGTGAGACGCTCTACGACACGCTGAGCACCGCCGACCGAGTCAGCCTGCACCGGCGTGTGGGTGAATCGTTGGAACAGACCCACGACCGCGAACGCGGCGGCCACCTGACCGAGTTGGCGCACCACTTTGCGCAGGCCGCCATGGGCGGCGATGCGCGCAAAGGCGTGACCTACTCAATCCGTGCGGCTGAGTACGCGGCCAGTCAGTTGGCGTACGAGGAGGCGGCCACGCAATACGAACGCGCCTTGCAGCTCAGCGCGCTCGGTGACGAAGTCAGCGGCCAGCGCGGGGAGCTCTTGCTCGCGCTTGGTCACCACCAATGGCGCGCCGGCGACTTCGCCCGGGCTCGCGCAACTTTCTACGCAGCCGCCGTGGCGGCGCGCGCCGATCGCGCGCCTGAGCGCTTTGCGCGCGCCGCGCTCGGCTACGGTGGCGGCTTCCGCGGGTTCACGCTCGGCGTGGTCGATCCGGTCCTGAGCGACCTTTTGGCGGAGGCGCTAACGCTGTTGCCCGACTGCGACAGCGCCCTGCGCGCGCAAGTTACGGCGCGGCAGGCGGTGGCGCTGTACGACATCCCCAATTCCCTGCCACAACGCGATGCGCTCAGCCGGGCCGCGGTAGACATGGCCCAGCGGATGGGAGATACCGCGTCGCATCTGGGCGCGCTCAGCTGCCGCCATTGGGCAATCTGGGGACCGGACAATCTCGACGATCGCGACGCGGTAGCCAATGCGATGGTAACCCTCGCAGAAGAAGTCGGCGATCACGAGATGGCGCTGCAAGCCCATCGCTTCCGCCTCATCGACGCCCTCGAGATCGGTGACATCGACCGCGTACATGTCGATCTCGCCGCCTGCGAAGCCATTACGACCCGGCTCCGACAGCCGTACTACATGTGGTACGTTCTCGCCTTTCGTGCGCTGCAAGCCTTTCTGGCCGGACGCTTCAGTGACAGCGAGCGTTTTTCGCAAGAAGCCTTGGCCGCTGGTCAACGCGCGGAGAGCCGGAACGTCAGTCAGATGTATGGCGCACAAACTCTCGCGTTGCGGCGCGAGCAGGGGCGCATCGCCGAGGTCGAGCCGATGCTGCAGGGTCTCGTCGCCCAGTTTCCGACCGTACCCTCGTGGCGCTGCGGCCTGGCGTATGTGTTGGTCGAGCTGGGCCGACTGGACGATGCTCGCATTCAGTTCGAAGTGGTCGCTGCCGACAACTTCGGCGTGATTCCACGCGATACGTTCTGGCTGGTGGCGATGAACGGGGTGAGCGATGTGTGCGTAGCGCTCGCCGACCGCGAGCGCGCAGACATCCTGTATCGCCTGCTGTTGCCCTACGAAGGACGCAACGCCGTCAACGTCGTCGGCACCTGCGTGAGTTCGATGGCGCGGAGTCTTGGGTGCCTCGCGGCCTTGGTTGGTCGGCTCGACGATGCGCGCCGGCATTTCGAGGCGGCGATAGCAATGGAAACACGGCTTGGTGCCGTACCGCTGCTTGCGCACACTCGCCACGACTACGGGAACGTATTGCTGCGCCAGGGCGCCGCCGCCGATCGCGACGAAGCGCGCCAGCTACTCGCCGCCGCCGTGCGCGACTTCGAGCAGCTCGGCATGCACAGCTTTGCGCGCCGCGCCGCTCAACTCTTGGCCCACGCTCAGCGGCCCACCGCGTCCGCCACCGCGAGCCGCAGCAAGGTCACCGCGCTGCGGCGCCGGTGA
- a CDS encoding DUF4215 domain-containing protein, which yields MTRTLLKRNLSGSIGLVLLSGLVPAAPTWAAPGDLDPTFGSGGVVTIEVTTNELAACAAVALAPDGRLVTAGSARVLMANGSRGDVAMVRYRSDGTLDPSFGALGVVTTSVGGFADGVNAVAVEPAGKIVGVGTSELDPGGFGVLLLRYDTDGALDSAFGVNGVVTTRFADAGAIATDLVLQADGKIVVGGGKTIDPVGHNQFLVMRYDSNGSLDPTFGMGGVVTINIPGASAGREAHVEALAVQSDGKIVAAGPFDAPARSHIAVVRFMPDGNLDPAFGTGGIVTTSVHDDTFPSAVVVQPDGRIVVAGSTFDVVNGFGANGKFAIVRYNGDGSPDTTFGAGGVVIAGPPAIEAGTADLTLQPNGKLVVVGYAVVGYMGAAPIRDVALARYNPDGSLDPSFGSGGVVMNHFAASNVGPLVLQPDGRIVEVGSVDRNGPCVGGCNPDAHCILVRYQGGDSASPTPSATAPTSTPSQSPAPTMTTALPTPTITTMPTPTSTRPPLCGNGVLNGSEECDDGNLIDGDGCDFNCTITRCGNGRVTAGEECDDGNANPADGCTNDCRACGNGVVTAPEQCDDGNRNDSDGCTNACTVCGNGTLVPGEQCDDGNAVSGDGCAANCRYELIPGNVAASTDKRACQLEWTVVNPNNTPRLDRRGRLNNTQTCHNGDATCDLGGDPLACEFRVAVCVNNLDPQLSSCTPQGVRAGVDVRFGGIDIVLPIMSRDPMNYTSLYQALQQFRDPNTGATMSLPIDSNRTNVCTDAFAIRVPLRTVGTRQFLGRVQLRTITRAQDTSPIPVMIDLDGLTLVCTP from the coding sequence ATGACGCGAACTCTACTAAAGAGAAACCTATCAGGTTCAATCGGCTTGGTGCTGCTGAGCGGGCTTGTGCCTGCCGCGCCGACTTGGGCTGCGCCAGGAGACCTCGATCCGACGTTTGGCTCTGGGGGTGTGGTGACGATAGAGGTGACCACCAACGAACTGGCGGCTTGTGCAGCTGTGGCCCTTGCCCCAGACGGGCGACTAGTAACGGCCGGATCTGCAAGAGTGTTGATGGCAAATGGTAGTCGGGGTGATGTCGCAATGGTTCGATACCGAAGTGATGGAACGCTAGACCCAAGTTTTGGAGCACTTGGAGTTGTGACCACGTCGGTCGGTGGTTTCGCCGACGGTGTAAACGCGGTGGCTGTAGAGCCGGCAGGCAAGATCGTTGGAGTAGGCACCTCCGAGCTTGACCCAGGTGGCTTCGGGGTGCTGCTGCTTCGATACGATACGGACGGAGCACTCGACTCTGCATTCGGGGTCAACGGGGTTGTCACAACCCGCTTTGCAGACGCTGGGGCAATCGCAACGGACTTGGTTCTGCAAGCCGATGGGAAGATCGTTGTGGGTGGTGGTAAAACAATCGATCCGGTAGGGCACAACCAATTTCTCGTGATGCGGTATGACTCGAACGGCAGCCTCGACCCAACGTTCGGGATGGGAGGTGTCGTGACCATCAACATCCCGGGGGCCAGCGCAGGCAGGGAGGCGCATGTGGAAGCGCTCGCTGTGCAAAGCGACGGGAAGATCGTTGCGGCGGGGCCGTTCGACGCTCCCGCCCGTAGCCATATCGCGGTAGTGCGCTTCATGCCCGATGGGAATCTTGATCCGGCCTTTGGCACCGGTGGCATTGTGACCACCAGCGTTCACGATGACACCTTTCCATCGGCGGTTGTGGTTCAACCTGACGGAAGGATCGTTGTAGCGGGTTCAACCTTCGATGTTGTCAATGGGTTTGGCGCGAACGGGAAGTTCGCCATCGTCCGATATAACGGCGACGGCAGCCCGGATACTACATTCGGAGCAGGTGGGGTTGTCATCGCTGGCCCGCCGGCAATCGAGGCGGGTACGGCGGACCTCACTCTACAACCCAATGGGAAATTGGTCGTCGTTGGGTACGCCGTCGTGGGCTATATGGGAGCCGCCCCGATACGCGATGTCGCGCTGGCTCGCTACAATCCCGATGGCTCGCTCGACCCAAGCTTTGGGTCCGGCGGCGTGGTGATGAATCATTTCGCCGCAAGTAATGTCGGGCCACTGGTGTTACAGCCCGATGGGCGGATTGTCGAAGTCGGATCCGTGGATCGCAACGGTCCCTGCGTGGGTGGCTGCAATCCTGATGCTCATTGCATCCTGGTTCGGTATCAAGGTGGCGACAGTGCATCCCCCACGCCCTCCGCCACAGCGCCCACCAGCACGCCATCGCAATCTCCGGCGCCAACCATGACCACAGCATTGCCGACGCCAACCATCACAACGATGCCGACGCCCACATCTACGCGCCCGCCGCTTTGCGGCAACGGTGTCCTGAACGGAAGTGAAGAATGCGACGACGGCAATCTCATTGATGGCGACGGATGCGACTTCAATTGCACGATCACCCGCTGCGGCAACGGCCGGGTCACCGCAGGCGAGGAGTGCGACGACGGCAACGCGAATCCAGCGGACGGCTGCACGAACGATTGCCGCGCTTGCGGCAACGGAGTAGTGACGGCGCCCGAGCAGTGCGACGACGGCAATCGCAACGATTCCGATGGTTGCACCAACGCCTGCACCGTGTGCGGCAACGGAACACTGGTGCCGGGCGAGCAGTGCGACGACGGCAATGCGGTCAGCGGTGATGGCTGCGCGGCGAACTGCCGCTACGAGTTGATCCCCGGCAACGTCGCGGCCAGTACCGACAAGCGCGCCTGTCAGTTGGAGTGGACCGTGGTCAATCCGAACAACACGCCGCGGCTCGATCGCCGCGGGCGGCTCAACAACACTCAAACCTGCCACAACGGCGATGCCACCTGTGATCTGGGCGGCGATCCGTTGGCCTGCGAGTTCCGCGTTGCGGTCTGCGTGAACAACCTCGACCCGCAGCTCTCGAGTTGTACACCGCAAGGCGTGCGGGCTGGAGTCGACGTGCGCTTCGGTGGCATCGACATCGTGTTGCCGATCATGAGCCGTGACCCAATGAACTACACGAGCCTCTACCAAGCGCTGCAGCAGTTCCGCGACCCGAACACGGGTGCCACGATGTCGCTGCCGATCGACTCGAACCGCACCAACGTGTGCACGGACGCGTTCGCGATCCGGGTGCCGTTGCGCACCGTCGGGACGCGTCAGTTCCTTGGGCGCGTGCAGTTGCGCACGATCACGCGGGCGCAGGACACGTCCCCGATCCCCGTTATGATCGATCTCGATGGTCTCACGTTGGTCTGCACGCCGTAG
- a CDS encoding DUF4215 domain-containing protein — MIISTSSALTQVTSVAMSSGGAYNCAEFGSFGEIELTALSVGSGGLLPDRIRTTVLTGFSDNFMNCAALNTSAQGGAGELTLPDGRRVSAALPAGGSIAGVNYAALVDVATSDARVPVDVDVPTISRSISMPACSVTGPTMLFGAIDVPVHFGADPGGFALRGDCTSASTCELIVFVASQMGSSYGVAAAGFTIDSPPYGLSTEAASQSLLFNTPTRTVTQGSTPTGGIVTPTSTPAISTTTPTTFNTSTRTATQGSTPTPTDGVATATPTPTISTATPAPCGNGIVQPGEQCDDGNTINGDGCNASCRYELIPGNAAGSAVTNARACLFEFSVVNPNNSPRLDSGGRLNRVQTCRNNDPTCDFDLSTSNKTCEFHVAACVNNADTQLSSCLQQGVRGGLDTRAGGIDIVAPNTHDANYNSLLQALQGLRDPSDGASVALPVESSQVGVCTDVFPIRVAMHGTTRVVAGRLRLVMVSRSLFTSPISQTDVDTLTLVCNP; from the coding sequence ATGATCATAAGCACCAGCAGCGCCTTGACGCAGGTTACGAGTGTCGCGATGAGTTCGGGAGGCGCCTACAACTGTGCAGAGTTCGGGTCGTTCGGGGAGATTGAGCTCACGGCTCTTTCCGTCGGTAGCGGCGGTCTCCTGCCCGATAGGATTCGAACCACCGTGCTCACGGGCTTCAGCGACAACTTCATGAACTGCGCTGCTCTCAACACAAGCGCACAAGGTGGGGCCGGTGAGCTGACGTTGCCTGATGGCAGACGGGTGAGCGCGGCTCTGCCGGCAGGCGGCAGCATTGCGGGAGTCAACTATGCGGCGCTCGTGGACGTGGCCACATCCGATGCACGCGTGCCAGTCGATGTTGATGTTCCAACGATCTCTCGCTCGATTTCGATGCCGGCCTGCTCGGTTACCGGGCCGACGATGCTCTTCGGTGCGATCGACGTCCCGGTTCATTTTGGCGCGGACCCGGGTGGCTTCGCTCTGCGGGGCGACTGCACCAGCGCGTCCACGTGCGAGCTGATCGTGTTCGTGGCCAGCCAAATGGGTAGTAGCTATGGGGTAGCGGCCGCAGGTTTCACAATCGACTCACCCCCGTATGGTCTATCGACAGAGGCTGCCTCGCAGAGTCTTCTCTTCAACACGCCAACTCGTACAGTCACTCAGGGAAGTACGCCTACTGGTGGGATCGTCACCCCGACGTCCACTCCTGCGATCAGCACTACGACCCCCACGACGTTCAATACTTCGACTCGTACAGCCACTCAGGGAAGCACGCCTACACCTACAGATGGGGTCGCCACGGCAACGCCCACTCCGACGATCAGCACTGCTACCCCCGCTCCGTGTGGCAACGGCATTGTCCAGCCCGGCGAGCAGTGCGACGATGGCAACACGATCAACGGCGATGGCTGCAATGCGAGCTGCCGCTATGAATTGATTCCCGGAAACGCCGCCGGTTCGGCGGTGACGAACGCGCGCGCCTGTTTGTTCGAGTTCTCGGTGGTGAATCCGAACAACTCACCACGGCTGGATAGCGGCGGCCGACTCAACCGCGTGCAGACCTGTCGAAACAACGACCCGACCTGCGACTTCGATCTGAGTACAAGCAACAAGACCTGTGAGTTTCACGTGGCGGCCTGCGTCAACAACGCGGACACACAGTTGTCCAGTTGTTTGCAGCAAGGGGTACGGGGTGGACTGGACACACGAGCGGGCGGGATCGACATCGTGGCGCCGAACACGCACGACGCCAACTACAATAGCCTGTTGCAGGCGCTCCAGGGGTTGCGCGATCCGAGCGATGGGGCGAGCGTCGCGCTGCCAGTCGAGTCGAGCCAAGTGGGAGTCTGCACTGATGTGTTTCCGATTCGGGTCGCCATGCACGGCACGACTCGAGTCGTTGCTGGCCGACTGCGTCTGGTGATGGTGTCCCGGTCGCTGTTTACCTCTCCGATCAGTCAAACGGATGTGGATACGTTGACCCTGGTCTGCAACCCGTAG